In Saprospiraceae bacterium, the sequence TCCTTCCCGATGGCAAGGCATATTCATCTCCCACCTGGATTGGCTTGAGCAATACATATTCCCACTGCTTGATAAATGTCCCCGTCAGGTTAATTACAATGATGCCAATGATTATAATGTACTCTGCAATTGGAACTCCACAACCCAATGCTTCGAAGCTTATGCACTCATAGATTGGTTGGACACAGTCTATACCCATCGCATCAACGAACTCGCCATCACCTGTGCCTACAGCATCATGGGCCTGGCAGATCCGCTCCAGGGTGCTGTAGAAATCACTTCAGCTTATCATAGTGTCAGCCCACTCAACCCAGAGGAACTGGAAGTATTGTATGCTATGATCGCTGCAAGATTGATGATCAGCGTGACCGTATCTGCTATTAACAAAGACGCTGAGCCGCTCAACGAATACCTCCAGATCAGCGATCAGGCTGCCTGGCTTTTATTGGGAAAATGGTTCGCCCTTCATCCGAGGATGGCATGGTACAGTTTCAGGGCTGGATGCCATCTCGAACCCATTCCTGATCAAAAAAAAATATTGACCGGGCTGCATACAAAAGCATATTCACCCATCATCAGCCGGGATTTTTTGAAGCAGGCCCACATTTTTGATTTTAGTATAGGGAGTGAAGAACTGGGCAATTTTGAAAACTACCTCGTGGATGAAAAATTGGATGCACTGACGGAGGCTACTCTTAGAAATAATAATAAAAAATATGGTCTCGGACTATATAGTGAGATCAGGCCTTTCTATTCCGGTGATTCATTTAGAACAGAAGGCAATGATGGCCCTCAATGGCGAACTCAGCATCTGGGCATTGACCTATTTGCACCGGCCGGCACCCCCGTTTATTCAGCCGCCAGTGGCAAAATTCATAGCTTAAACTTCAACAATTTGAAGCGTGACTATGGCCCAACCATCATCACGGAGCACGATAACAACGGCGTCAAATTTTACTTCTTATACGGGCACCTGACTCAGTCATCACTCCATTGGAAACCAGGTGATTTAATCTCCGCAGGGGATACACTCGGTTGGATAGGGCAGATAGAGGAAAATGGAGGATGGCCACCACATTTGCATTTTCAGGTTATTCTTGATTTACTTGGGTATGTGGGTGATTTTCCGGGAGTTGGATTCTTGTCTCAAACAGCGGTATGGACCTGCATCAGTCCCGATCCTGGATTTATGTTTGAAGATTACCCTCACCAAATACTTAATACCTCTATTAGTAATATTCTTCAAAAAAGAAAAGCAATATTAGGCTTTAACCTTTCTGTCTCTTATAAAAACCAACCGCTATGGATCCAAAGAGGACAATCCCAATATCTCATAGACCATACGGGAAGAAAATACCTGGATACTGTCAATAATGTAGCCCATTGTGGTCATGAACACCCAAGAGTGGTGAGCCGTGGCCAAAAAAGTATGGCAGTCCTGAATACTAATACGCGATACCTTCATGAGCAAATCATAACACTCGCAGAGGAGCTAAAAAAATACTTTGACCCTACTCTTGAAGTATGTTATTTTACCAACTCAGGTACTGAAGCCAATGAACTGGCCATTCGATTGGCAAAAAACTATACCAGGTCAAAAGAGGTCCTGACCATGCAATGGGGATACCATGGCAATAGCAGCACCATGGTAGATCTTAGCTCTTATAAATTTGATCGCAAAGGAGGTAAAGGCAGGCCTCCACATACACATGTCATCCCTATGCCTGACCCGCTGAGAGGCATATATGCTTCGCATCCAGATCAGGCTGCACTATATCTTCAAGAAGTAAAAGCTATACTCTCGCTGATAAATAGCCAGGGCTCTCAACCAGCTGCCTTATTTGCCGAATCCATTTTAAGTTGTGGAGGCCAAATCGTCTACCCAAAAGATTTTTTAACTCGAGCTGTATCCATCATAAGAGAAGCCGGCGGGGTGTACATCGCAGATGAAGTACAAACCGGGCTGGGTAGGATCGGGTCACATTTTTCAGCATATGAATTATATGGCGTGACTCCGGATATCGTGACCCTGGGTAAGCCACTTGGTAATGGCCATCCAATCGGGGCTGTGCTATGTACCAGGGAAATTGCAGCAGCTTTTAATAATGGAATGGAATACTTTAATACGTTTGGAGGAAATCCCGTGAGTTGCGCCATAGCCTGCGAAGTATTGAGGGTGCTCCAGGTTGAATCTTTAATGGTAAATGCACTTTTGACTGGGCAATATCTCAAAAAAGAACTCAATAATTTATTGCCTGATCATCCTATCCTCGCTGACATTAGAGGCGAAGGATTCTTCCTTGGGATAGAGCTTTTAGATGGCACGAAACCTGCCACCCTGGCTGCAAATTATCTTGCAGGCCGAATGCGAACTTATGGTATTTTAATG encodes:
- a CDS encoding aminotransferase class III-fold pyridoxal phosphate-dependent enzyme, coding for MDKNNLAEIIRSQFGLKGKLEMIYSELDQVYSLEDEDKKYVVKLSNPDRPVAILELESAVLEHLHQKNYTYVFQKPVLSLGGLHFVPFEDYHLRIFEWIDAKLQAQCNPQTGHTRASIGLMMGSLSMVLADFEHDAAHRFIKWDPSQVVWIKDHIHLIPSRWQGIFISHLDWLEQYIFPLLDKCPRQVNYNDANDYNVLCNWNSTTQCFEAYALIDWLDTVYTHRINELAITCAYSIMGLADPLQGAVEITSAYHSVSPLNPEELEVLYAMIAARLMISVTVSAINKDAEPLNEYLQISDQAAWLLLGKWFALHPRMAWYSFRAGCHLEPIPDQKKILTGLHTKAYSPIISRDFLKQAHIFDFSIGSEELGNFENYLVDEKLDALTEATLRNNNKKYGLGLYSEIRPFYSGDSFRTEGNDGPQWRTQHLGIDLFAPAGTPVYSAASGKIHSLNFNNLKRDYGPTIITEHDNNGVKFYFLYGHLTQSSLHWKPGDLISAGDTLGWIGQIEENGGWPPHLHFQVILDLLGYVGDFPGVGFLSQTAVWTCISPDPGFMFEDYPHQILNTSISNILQKRKAILGFNLSVSYKNQPLWIQRGQSQYLIDHTGRKYLDTVNNVAHCGHEHPRVVSRGQKSMAVLNTNTRYLHEQIITLAEELKKYFDPTLEVCYFTNSGTEANELAIRLAKNYTRSKEVLTMQWGYHGNSSTMVDLSSYKFDRKGGKGRPPHTHVIPMPDPLRGIYASHPDQAALYLQEVKAILSLINSQGSQPAALFAESILSCGGQIVYPKDFLTRAVSIIREAGGVYIADEVQTGLGRIGSHFSAYELYGVTPDIVTLGKPLGNGHPIGAVLCTREIAAAFNNGMEYFNTFGGNPVSCAIACEVLRVLQVESLMVNALLTGQYLKKELNNLLPDHPILADIRGEGFFLGIELLDGTKPATLAANYLAGRMRTYGILMSTDGPDDNVLKIKPPMTFSQTNAEELLSRMDQILREAPMLI